A portion of the Candidatus Dormiibacterota bacterium genome contains these proteins:
- a CDS encoding acyl carrier protein, with protein MLGRLLLLLAGEMGIDPSEIDEESNFETLATWDSQREIELAFMLEREYGIAIDSDEMTRLRSVHSIRELLHSRGIADP; from the coding sequence ATGTTGGGAAGATTACTGTTGTTGCTCGCCGGCGAGATGGGAATTGATCCCTCGGAGATCGATGAGGAATCGAACTTTGAGACGCTCGCGACGTGGGACTCCCAGCGCGAAATCGAACTGGCGTTCATGCTGGAGCGCGAATACGGGATCGCGATCGATAGCGATGAAATGACGCGCTTGCGATCGGTTCACAGTATCCGGGAGCTCCTGCATTCGCGAGGCATAGCGGACCCCTAA
- a CDS encoding WcbI family polysaccharide biosynthesis putative acetyltransferase: MADNRPCVVIYGSCQAQFLCFLLRQVPSLTRRFDFQIATIAAPNGTRDAAFEMPADVGRAVLLWEQYDQRAVLEPRDAVLRAVPAGCRVLRFPAVAMNALWPFRIKDRRNRAEAAYPWGRYPQSDWVASAVAELGLPSEESYKRYIERSRAAMPDLERLIDRDRATIAARDAACDVMMEDAVFDHLCDRYQFWTHGHLATGLLAILLQRLLAASREIIGELDETVLTELDAAYALYPGQGEQQLPIHPLVIERLGLRFVDEDTRYRWYGNSWTFAEFTTRLIAFDTNW, from the coding sequence ATGGCGGATAATCGCCCCTGCGTTGTTATCTACGGAAGTTGCCAGGCGCAGTTTTTATGTTTTTTACTGCGTCAGGTGCCCTCGCTCACGCGACGCTTCGATTTTCAGATTGCCACGATCGCGGCGCCCAACGGTACGCGCGATGCGGCCTTCGAAATGCCGGCGGATGTCGGACGAGCCGTGCTCCTGTGGGAACAGTACGATCAGCGCGCGGTCCTAGAACCGCGCGACGCGGTTTTGCGCGCCGTCCCCGCCGGCTGCCGGGTTCTTCGTTTTCCCGCAGTTGCGATGAATGCATTATGGCCGTTTCGCATCAAAGACCGGCGCAATCGCGCGGAGGCAGCATATCCGTGGGGACGCTATCCTCAGAGCGACTGGGTAGCATCCGCGGTTGCCGAACTCGGGCTACCTTCTGAGGAATCTTACAAGCGCTACATCGAGCGCTCGCGCGCGGCAATGCCCGACCTCGAGCGCTTGATCGATCGCGATCGTGCGACGATCGCGGCTCGCGATGCAGCCTGCGACGTAATGATGGAGGATGCTGTATTCGATCATCTTTGCGATCGTTATCAGTTCTGGACGCACGGGCATCTTGCGACCGGTCTACTCGCGATATTGTTGCAACGGCTGCTTGCAGCGAGCCGTGAAATTATCGGCGAACTCGACGAAACCGTGCTCACCGAACTCGATGCCGCCTACGCCCTTTATCCGGGCCAGGGCGAGCAACAATTACCGATTCATCCGCTGGTCATCGAACGGCTAGGGCTGCGGTTCGTGGACGAAGACACGCGCTATCGCTGGTATGGGAATAGCTGGACCTTCGCGGAATTCACTACACGCCTCATCGCCTTCGACACGAATTGGTGA
- a CDS encoding SGNH/GDSL hydrolase family protein translates to MSERTGDFVLADPAPETINFIGDSQLRLLGGRLFVDPLKPDRRIITQARWRPYFRASTFFYDGRFDEHMTRVFWDLKCTVRARDNLTDLFTPLTLRIFNDATEELYFRPSETMPSTVISCGGVDSWDIEQELYPDFSFEVEDPPALFDALPAYQAPTQLGYGEVRARIEARIEPLFTGLRALRDAGFSRLYVLGMPPPSLEMREHWKPVRMRYATRLTLERIYKRFCATEGIGFIPIWDLLSTSDGLRDQSLFRDAEHFDLKALPRLIGRVDTIVHERDRHA, encoded by the coding sequence ATGAGTGAACGAACGGGCGACTTCGTCCTGGCCGATCCGGCACCCGAGACGATCAACTTCATCGGCGACAGCCAGCTGCGGCTACTCGGCGGCAGGCTCTTCGTGGATCCACTGAAGCCCGATCGGCGCATCATTACGCAAGCACGATGGCGCCCGTACTTTCGCGCGTCGACCTTTTTTTACGATGGACGCTTCGACGAACATATGACGCGCGTCTTTTGGGATCTCAAGTGTACCGTGCGTGCCCGCGACAACCTGACCGATCTCTTCACACCGCTTACCTTACGCATCTTCAACGATGCAACCGAAGAGCTGTACTTTCGCCCTAGCGAGACGATGCCATCAACGGTCATTTCGTGTGGTGGCGTGGACTCTTGGGATATCGAGCAAGAACTGTATCCCGATTTTTCGTTCGAGGTAGAGGATCCGCCGGCGTTGTTCGATGCGTTGCCCGCATACCAAGCGCCTACGCAACTAGGGTACGGCGAGGTGCGGGCACGTATCGAAGCCCGAATTGAGCCGCTCTTCACCGGGCTACGCGCGCTGCGCGATGCCGGATTTTCTCGCTTGTACGTGCTGGGCATGCCGCCCCCGAGCCTCGAGATGCGAGAGCATTGGAAGCCTGTGCGGATGCGCTATGCCACGCGGCTCACGCTCGAGCGCATCTATAAGCGGTTCTGCGCGACGGAAGGCATTGGTTTCATCCCGATCTGGGATCTACTTTCAACAAGCGACGGGCTGCGCGATCAATCACTCTTCCGAGATGCCGAGCACTTCGACCTCAAAGCCCTACCCAGACTAATAGGCCGCGTCGACACGATCGTACACGAGCGCGATCGGCACGCATAA
- a CDS encoding DapH/DapD/GlmU-related protein, with protein sequence MLRFLRGKLQGVNPAYIVFLECESIAMWLVGGLPGTIGFAFRYAAFKVFFKELSGFCWVQPRVTIVHGDRLRVGSHFGCNSGSYINAIGGITMGDYVLVGSNVTISSGMHPIEGREPPVFARQSLPKAIAIEDDVWIGAGAVIMPGVTLRKGTVIGANAVVTKDTEEYSVNAGIPARKIRSRIDAL encoded by the coding sequence ATGCTGCGCTTTCTTCGCGGCAAGCTCCAGGGTGTTAATCCTGCGTATATCGTCTTTCTCGAGTGCGAATCCATTGCTATGTGGCTGGTAGGAGGGCTCCCGGGCACCATCGGGTTTGCCTTCCGGTATGCGGCGTTCAAAGTGTTTTTCAAAGAGCTTAGCGGCTTTTGCTGGGTCCAACCAAGGGTGACCATCGTGCACGGGGATCGTCTCAGAGTGGGATCGCACTTTGGCTGCAACTCCGGATCGTACATCAATGCCATCGGCGGCATAACGATGGGCGATTACGTCCTTGTGGGATCGAACGTTACGATTTCTTCGGGAATGCATCCCATTGAAGGCCGGGAGCCGCCGGTCTTTGCGCGACAGTCCCTCCCCAAGGCGATCGCGATTGAAGACGACGTGTGGATCGGAGCCGGTGCGGTGATTATGCCCGGGGTGACGCTGCGAAAAGGTACGGTGATCGGAGCGAACGCCGTAGTAACGAAAGATACCGAGGAGTACTCCGTAAACGCCGGTATTCCAGCGCGGAAGATCCGCTCGCGTATCGATGCCCTATAA
- a CDS encoding GtrA family protein, which produces MKYEVVLSALYGAYERRLPEGVRMKFAPFVNSPHSLGLFLNYIWIGIVGEAILFAAFWLLLAVRMERLLALAISYTVAVSAQFVFNKYCNFRSFDRTIVQQAGTYVIITGVVYLVSVAVIEVSVRLFHLTPILGLLLTVPICLPIGYLGNRYLTFGPGILLRSLERFERMKQKRRGRTGKNN; this is translated from the coding sequence ATGAAATACGAAGTGGTGTTATCGGCTCTATATGGGGCGTACGAGCGCCGGCTGCCCGAAGGCGTGCGAATGAAGTTCGCGCCGTTCGTGAATTCGCCGCACAGCCTAGGATTGTTCCTTAATTATATATGGATCGGGATTGTAGGCGAAGCCATATTGTTTGCGGCATTTTGGCTGCTGTTGGCAGTGCGTATGGAGCGGCTGCTCGCGCTGGCCATAAGCTATACGGTCGCGGTCTCCGCGCAGTTTGTGTTCAATAAATACTGCAATTTCCGATCCTTCGACCGAACGATCGTGCAGCAGGCCGGAACATATGTCATTATAACCGGTGTGGTCTACCTCGTTTCGGTGGCGGTCATAGAGGTAAGCGTCCGGCTCTTCCATCTCACTCCGATCCTAGGCTTACTCCTGACCGTTCCGATCTGTTTACCGATCGGCTACCTAGGGAATCGTTATCTCACATTTGGCCCCGGGATTCTTCTCCGAAGTCTGGAACGGTTCGAGCGAATGAAGCAAAAACGCCGCGGCCGAACGGGGAAGAACAACTAA
- a CDS encoding NAD(P)-dependent oxidoreductase has product MKGDRRTILLTGASGFIGVALARAMLARGWRVVGVGRANAPIDDPAFEWRRLDLAADDLPADLFTNVDVLIHGALLRPGAAAGAFTSNLRAAANLLDAAIGNGVAEALFISSMAADGDALSQYGQQKYAIERMFLERGFFCVRPGLVIGNGGLFHALAAYLAKHAYVPLIDGGRQSVETIYIDDCVEILVDALQKPLPNGVYAVAAEQPIAYRRLCFLLARHLGVKPIFIPVPFFIANLGLSVAQMLHVPLPIDRDNLLGLRGMKPTPIERLTSPHGRPLDAEQSIVATLASRTT; this is encoded by the coding sequence GTGAAGGGCGATCGCCGGACCATACTGTTGACCGGTGCGAGCGGGTTTATCGGCGTGGCGCTCGCGCGTGCCATGCTGGCGCGCGGTTGGCGCGTGGTCGGCGTCGGTCGAGCTAACGCGCCGATCGACGACCCGGCCTTCGAATGGCGCCGGCTCGACCTGGCCGCTGACGATCTTCCCGCCGACCTATTTACGAATGTCGACGTGCTTATTCACGGGGCGCTGCTTCGCCCCGGCGCCGCTGCGGGAGCCTTCACGAGCAACCTGCGGGCGGCGGCGAACCTCCTCGACGCGGCTATCGGTAACGGCGTAGCCGAGGCGTTGTTCATATCCAGCATGGCCGCAGACGGAGATGCGCTCTCGCAGTACGGGCAGCAAAAATATGCGATCGAACGCATGTTTCTAGAGCGGGGTTTTTTTTGTGTTCGTCCCGGCCTGGTTATCGGCAACGGCGGACTTTTTCACGCACTCGCCGCATATCTCGCAAAACACGCATACGTTCCGCTGATCGACGGCGGCCGACAATCGGTCGAAACCATCTATATTGACGACTGTGTCGAGATTCTCGTTGACGCGCTGCAAAAGCCACTGCCGAACGGCGTGTATGCCGTCGCCGCGGAGCAGCCGATAGCCTATCGTCGATTATGTTTTTTATTAGCCCGACATCTTGGCGTAAAGCCGATATTTATACCCGTCCCGTTTTTCATAGCAAACCTGGGCCTTTCGGTCGCGCAGATGCTGCACGTTCCGTTACCGATCGATCGCGATAACCTCCTAGGTTTGCGCGGCATGAAACCTACGCCGATCGAGCGGCTCACGTCCCCGCACGGACGCCCCCTCGACGCCGAGCAGAGCATCGTCGCGACCCTGGCGAGCCGCACTACATGA
- a CDS encoding SGNH/GDSL hydrolase family protein, which yields MPALFSEVRRTFASDMTALVAAVRARAPDARIVIATNINSADKGGLENLNCAPYSVYRQGRTRLINGMNAAVEAQGATVVDLNCDSRLYDVKNYLTPVDLHPNDKGHAIIAADFLAAIQHPVPPAPCKYDSVLR from the coding sequence ATGCCAGCGCTTTTCTCCGAAGTGCGCAGAACGTTTGCTTCAGATATGACTGCGCTGGTCGCCGCCGTTCGAGCGCGGGCACCTGATGCGCGTATCGTTATCGCGACGAATATTAATTCGGCCGACAAGGGCGGGTTGGAAAACCTAAATTGTGCGCCATACAGCGTTTATCGTCAGGGCCGCACGCGTCTCATAAATGGGATGAACGCTGCAGTTGAAGCTCAGGGTGCCACGGTCGTCGATCTTAACTGTGATTCCAGATTATACGACGTCAAAAACTACTTGACTCCTGTCGACCTTCATCCAAATGACAAAGGGCACGCGATCATCGCCGCCGATTTTCTTGCAGCGATTCAACATCCTGTGCCGCCCGCTCCGTGTAAATACGATTCAGTGCTCCGGTGA
- a CDS encoding NAD-dependent epimerase/dehydratase family protein: MIDLERYIRALRGPILVTGGSGFIGANLFKTIAAHRKDVFAVEQRAKSWRLADVNDEHVFTVDLTDKAATKNLVESTGVQTVFDCVAYGAYSFEQDVDKIYRTNFSALVNITEMLARVPFAAYVHAGTSSEYGTNCTAPPESGPFEPNSYYAVSKLAAANHLHFLGKQKAFPCLNLRLYSVYGPLEDTSRLIPQLLRSALKGQYPTLVDARVSRDFIHVDDVCRAFIVAAAKMNPAFYGESLNIGTGRCVTVGELALLAKDVFGLPGEPEFGSMPNRAWDLAHWYADAGKAQRMLDWTASISLEDGLKKTASWVAGLDDRQFKVVTDKSAQKRKRSVSAIVACYKDERAIPLMHERLTTTFRKLGIDYEIIFVDDSSPDGDAAAIREITARDPRVVGISHSRNFGSQMAFRSGMELSTKDAVVLLDGDLQDPPELIEAFYERWEQGSDVVFGRRVKRDMPFAWELLYKAFYRVFSAFSYVPIPLDAGDFSLMDRRVVGWLLACTERDLFVRGLRAYVGFKQTGIDYVRPERAFGRSTNNILRNIEWAKRGIFSFSNTPLAMLTTLGVAALGISMLIAVIEALLRIFVPGIAPKGITTVLIAILLFGSFNLFAVGVVGEYVAKIMTEVKGRPRLIRSGLIRDGEVTDLLPDGRVR; encoded by the coding sequence ATGATCGATCTCGAGCGCTATATTCGGGCCTTACGCGGCCCGATTCTGGTCACCGGCGGGTCGGGATTCATCGGTGCGAATCTTTTCAAAACCATAGCCGCTCACCGCAAAGACGTTTTCGCGGTAGAACAGCGCGCCAAAAGCTGGCGACTTGCGGACGTGAATGACGAGCATGTATTCACCGTTGACCTGACCGACAAAGCGGCAACCAAGAATCTCGTCGAAAGCACCGGCGTACAAACGGTGTTCGACTGCGTAGCCTACGGAGCTTACTCTTTCGAACAAGACGTCGATAAAATCTATCGCACCAATTTTTCCGCGCTCGTCAATATTACCGAAATGCTGGCTCGTGTGCCATTCGCGGCCTATGTGCACGCCGGTACGTCGTCCGAATACGGTACTAACTGCACCGCACCGCCGGAGTCAGGACCGTTCGAACCGAACAGCTACTACGCGGTTTCTAAGTTAGCGGCGGCAAACCACTTGCATTTCCTGGGAAAGCAAAAAGCCTTCCCATGCCTAAATTTGCGACTCTATTCGGTATACGGGCCCCTCGAAGACACTTCGCGTCTGATCCCTCAACTGCTTCGATCTGCGCTGAAGGGGCAATACCCGACGTTGGTTGACGCGCGTGTCTCACGCGATTTTATACACGTTGACGATGTGTGTAGAGCCTTCATCGTTGCAGCTGCGAAAATGAACCCCGCATTCTACGGCGAGAGCCTTAATATTGGAACCGGCAGATGCGTGACCGTCGGTGAATTGGCTCTGCTTGCGAAGGATGTGTTTGGCCTCCCCGGAGAGCCTGAATTCGGCTCGATGCCGAATCGCGCTTGGGATCTCGCACATTGGTATGCCGATGCCGGGAAAGCGCAGCGCATGCTCGATTGGACGGCGTCCATTTCGCTTGAAGACGGATTGAAAAAGACCGCCTCTTGGGTCGCAGGGCTCGACGATCGGCAGTTTAAGGTCGTTACGGATAAGTCAGCCCAGAAACGCAAACGCAGCGTCAGCGCCATAGTCGCATGTTACAAGGACGAGCGTGCAATTCCATTAATGCACGAGCGGCTCACCACAACATTTCGTAAGCTTGGAATCGACTACGAAATCATCTTCGTTGACGATTCAAGCCCGGACGGGGACGCTGCGGCGATCCGCGAAATCACGGCTCGCGATCCGCGCGTGGTGGGCATCTCTCACTCCCGGAACTTTGGCTCGCAAATGGCGTTTCGCAGCGGTATGGAGCTATCCACTAAGGATGCCGTGGTGCTGTTAGACGGCGATCTCCAGGACCCACCCGAACTCATCGAGGCCTTTTACGAACGCTGGGAGCAGGGATCGGATGTCGTCTTCGGGCGCCGCGTAAAGCGCGATATGCCTTTCGCGTGGGAGCTGCTTTATAAAGCCTTCTACCGTGTATTTTCCGCATTTAGTTATGTTCCGATTCCGCTTGATGCCGGCGACTTCTCGCTGATGGATCGTCGCGTCGTTGGCTGGCTCCTTGCCTGCACGGAACGCGATCTGTTCGTGCGAGGATTGCGAGCATACGTGGGCTTCAAACAAACCGGCATCGACTACGTCCGCCCGGAGCGCGCTTTTGGGCGATCAACGAACAATATATTGAGGAATATCGAATGGGCGAAGCGGGGCATTTTTTCCTTTAGCAACACGCCGCTCGCGATGCTCACGACCCTTGGTGTGGCCGCACTCGGCATATCGATGCTGATCGCCGTCATCGAGGCACTATTGCGCATCTTCGTGCCCGGTATTGCCCCTAAGGGAATCACGACCGTCTTGATCGCAATTCTCCTCTTCGGGTCGTTCAATCTCTTTGCCGTGGGTGTGGTGGGTGAGTACGTCGCAAAAATCATGACGGAAGTCAAAGGGCGTCCTCGACTAATTCGATCTGGACTGATACGCGATGGCGAAGTCACCGACCTTTTGCCCGACGGTCGCGTTCGCTGA
- a CDS encoding transketolase: MRKAFCDALVARAADPRMVFFTGDLGFMALEPLKSALGERFINAGVSEQNMVSVAAALAAQDFDVWAYSIAPFCYARPFEQIRNDLAFHDLPVKLVGNGGGYAYGVMGPTHHAIEDYGVLLTLQNIAVFVPAFDEDVATVVAMAAQVRSPAYLRLGRGEAPASFAVPDYAPWRQLVAGDGMAVVVLGPLVGTYLEPIMALPQARRPNLWALTELPLERHALPPALLDAIANGPGLCVIEEHVRQGGLASQLATDLMERGLFPKRFTSLHARSHRYERYGSQQYLRKASGLDPESVLEAIAL, encoded by the coding sequence GTGAGAAAGGCCTTCTGTGACGCTCTCGTGGCGCGGGCGGCGGATCCGCGGATGGTCTTCTTTACGGGAGACCTAGGCTTTATGGCGCTCGAACCGTTGAAATCGGCTTTGGGTGAGCGCTTCATAAACGCGGGAGTCTCGGAACAAAACATGGTTTCGGTAGCCGCTGCGCTTGCTGCCCAAGATTTCGACGTGTGGGCCTACAGCATCGCGCCCTTTTGTTATGCGCGCCCCTTCGAACAAATCCGCAACGACCTAGCATTTCACGATCTTCCGGTTAAGCTCGTTGGAAATGGGGGCGGATATGCTTATGGTGTTATGGGCCCGACCCACCATGCGATCGAGGACTATGGCGTCCTCCTCACCTTGCAGAACATTGCCGTGTTCGTGCCCGCCTTCGACGAAGATGTGGCGACGGTCGTCGCCATGGCCGCGCAGGTCCGTTCCCCCGCGTACCTCCGTTTAGGCCGAGGTGAGGCGCCCGCGAGTTTCGCTGTGCCTGATTATGCGCCGTGGCGGCAACTTGTTGCCGGAGATGGGATGGCTGTCGTTGTGCTGGGCCCGCTCGTGGGTACCTACCTCGAACCGATCATGGCTCTGCCGCAGGCTCGACGGCCGAACCTCTGGGCACTAACGGAGCTTCCGCTGGAACGCCATGCTTTGCCGCCGGCCTTGCTTGACGCGATTGCGAATGGGCCTGGGCTCTGCGTGATTGAAGAACATGTTCGCCAGGGCGGGTTAGCGAGCCAGCTTGCGACCGATTTAATGGAACGCGGGCTCTTCCCTAAGCGCTTCACGAGCTTGCATGCGCGTTCGCATCGCTACGAGCGTTACGGGTCGCAGCAATATCTACGGAAGGCTTCGGGACTCGACCCGGAGTCGGTCCTTGAGGCGATCGCCCTATGA
- a CDS encoding transketolase, whose amino-acid sequence MSVDRLSRADIDRARARLLKMHFESGVGHIGGNLSALDALLVLMHECVRGPDMFVLSKGHAAGALYIALWSIGRVSEEDLHTFHGENTRFPGHPPAATIPEIRFATGSLGHGLSLAAGSALGFRLKGIDARSFCLTSDGEWQEGSTWEGLIFASHHRLGNLTILIDHNQLQGFGTTAEVASMSPLWEKLRGFDVDIDIVDGHDHAALRSAIAKRSDRPHCIILATTKGHGVSFMEGRMEWHYLPLTRELYDMALGEIGRM is encoded by the coding sequence ATGTCTGTTGACCGGTTGAGCCGCGCTGATATAGACCGGGCGCGGGCGCGTTTACTGAAAATGCACTTCGAGAGCGGCGTCGGCCACATCGGCGGAAACCTCTCCGCGCTAGACGCACTCCTCGTTCTCATGCATGAATGTGTTCGCGGGCCCGACATGTTCGTGCTTTCAAAAGGTCATGCCGCAGGGGCACTCTACATCGCCCTGTGGAGCATCGGCCGCGTGAGCGAGGAAGACCTCCATACATTCCACGGCGAGAACACACGCTTTCCCGGCCACCCTCCGGCGGCCACCATTCCGGAGATTCGCTTTGCTACGGGCAGCCTTGGGCACGGCCTTTCCCTCGCGGCCGGATCGGCGCTCGGCTTTCGCCTAAAGGGCATCGATGCTCGTTCGTTCTGCCTGACCTCGGACGGAGAATGGCAAGAGGGATCAACATGGGAAGGCCTGATTTTTGCGAGCCATCACCGCCTCGGGAACCTGACGATTTTAATAGATCACAATCAACTGCAAGGTTTTGGTACCACCGCTGAAGTCGCTTCGATGTCTCCGTTATGGGAAAAACTGCGCGGTTTCGACGTTGATATCGATATTGTGGACGGACACGATCATGCGGCCCTGCGCAGCGCAATAGCCAAACGGTCCGATCGCCCACACTGCATAATTCTCGCGACAACGAAGGGCCACGGCGTGAGCTTTATGGAAGGCCGAATGGAGTGGCATTACCTACCGTTAACCCGCGAGCTCTATGATATGGCTCTAGGCGAGATTGGACGCATGTGA
- a CDS encoding glycosyltransferase family 2 protein yields the protein MDTISRTLSPSEQGLPRSSDGEAITVCCVIPAYRAAASIKNVVQTALTYAQAVVVVDDACPQGSGAIITSAYRNDPRVIVIAHSANGGVGAAMKTGIAAALECHAEIIVKIDADGQMDPSFIPAIQDAFDRDPVLAYVKGNRFFDASVVRLMPKVRLWGNAVLSLMTKAASGYWNLLDPTNGYVAFRSDALRMLDWRSFADSYFFEISILCEFGLKRFPILELEMPTIYNLAPSSLSVRRVIFEFPQRLAKLTLKRFFVQYLIFDVNIGTLYFVMGLSLTLFGFVFGLVQWINGFITHLPKPIGTVMLAVLPFMMGFQLLLSSLMYDVQISPKTRHELLMVRHNRKAK from the coding sequence GTGGACACTATTTCCCGGACACTATCACCGTCTGAACAAGGGCTGCCGAGGAGCTCCGATGGCGAGGCCATTACGGTTTGCTGCGTCATTCCGGCTTATCGCGCCGCAGCATCAATTAAAAACGTGGTGCAGACTGCCCTTACTTATGCGCAAGCCGTAGTTGTGGTAGATGACGCATGCCCGCAAGGAAGCGGTGCAATTATAACCAGTGCCTACCGCAACGATCCTCGCGTGATCGTCATCGCACATAGTGCCAACGGAGGCGTTGGCGCGGCTATGAAAACCGGTATTGCCGCAGCCTTAGAGTGCCATGCCGAGATCATCGTGAAGATCGATGCGGACGGACAGATGGATCCGTCGTTTATTCCGGCGATTCAAGACGCGTTCGACCGGGATCCAGTCCTTGCGTACGTGAAAGGGAATCGTTTTTTTGATGCAAGCGTCGTTCGCCTCATGCCGAAAGTTCGTCTTTGGGGGAACGCGGTTCTGTCCCTGATGACGAAAGCGGCCTCGGGCTATTGGAATCTGCTCGACCCCACTAACGGCTATGTCGCCTTTCGATCCGATGCGCTACGCATGCTAGATTGGCGATCGTTTGCCGACAGCTATTTTTTTGAAATCTCGATACTTTGCGAGTTTGGCCTCAAGCGTTTCCCGATACTCGAACTCGAGATGCCGACGATTTACAATCTTGCACCCAGCTCGCTCTCCGTAAGACGCGTGATTTTTGAATTCCCTCAAAGACTAGCAAAACTCACCCTAAAAAGGTTTTTCGTTCAGTATCTCATTTTCGATGTGAACATTGGGACACTGTATTTTGTTATGGGTCTCTCCCTGACGCTCTTCGGATTCGTGTTCGGATTGGTCCAATGGATAAATGGATTTATAACGCACCTTCCAAAGCCCATCGGCACCGTGATGCTCGCGGTGCTCCCGTTTATGATGGGTTTCCAATTGCTCCTAAGTTCGCTAATGTACGATGTTCAGATTTCGCCAAAAACACGGCATGAACTTTTAATGGTGCGACATAATCGCAAAGCTAAATAG